The following proteins come from a genomic window of Clostridium cylindrosporum DSM 605:
- the ftsZ gene encoding cell division protein FtsZ, translated as MLDFEFDIDSNAQIKVVGCGGGGNNAVNRMIEAELKGIEFISINTDKQALFLSKAGQKIQIGDKLTRGLGAGANPEIGEKAAEESREEIVQALKGADLVFITAGMGGGTGTGAAPVVAEIAKELGILTVGVVTKPFLFEGRKRMIHAEKGLQRLKERVDTLVTIPNDRLLQVVDKKTPITEAFRVADDVLKQGVQGISDLITVPGLINLDFADVTTIMVNRGLAHMGIGRGSGENRAVEAAKQAISSPLLETTIQGATGVLLNITGGSDLTLFEVTEAADQVKEAADPDANIIFGAVIDESLGEDVRITVIATGFEGQGEVIKEPVKEEVATTEIQEPKAQPRTIEMPVSSDDLDIPPFFRNQRRR; from the coding sequence GTGCTAGATTTTGAATTTGATATAGACAGCAATGCTCAAATAAAGGTTGTTGGCTGCGGTGGTGGAGGAAACAACGCAGTTAATAGAATGATAGAAGCTGAGCTTAAGGGAATAGAGTTTATCTCAATTAATACTGATAAGCAGGCTTTATTCCTATCAAAGGCAGGACAAAAAATACAAATTGGAGATAAACTTACTCGTGGACTTGGAGCAGGTGCTAACCCTGAAATTGGAGAAAAAGCAGCTGAAGAAAGTAGAGAAGAGATTGTACAAGCTCTTAAGGGAGCAGATCTTGTATTTATTACTGCAGGTATGGGTGGTGGAACTGGTACAGGTGCAGCACCAGTAGTTGCAGAGATAGCTAAGGAACTTGGAATATTAACTGTTGGAGTTGTGACTAAGCCTTTCCTATTTGAAGGAAGAAAGAGAATGATTCATGCAGAGAAGGGACTTCAAAGGTTAAAGGAAAGAGTAGATACTCTTGTTACTATACCAAATGATAGACTTCTTCAAGTAGTTGATAAAAAGACACCTATTACAGAAGCTTTTAGAGTAGCTGACGACGTTTTAAAACAAGGTGTTCAAGGTATATCTGACCTTATAACAGTACCAGGTCTTATTAACCTAGACTTTGCAGACGTTACAACTATAATGGTTAATAGAGGACTTGCACATATGGGTATAGGTAGAGGTTCAGGAGAGAATAGAGCTGTTGAAGCTGCAAAGCAAGCGATATCAAGTCCGTTACTTGAAACTACTATCCAAGGTGCAACAGGGGTTCTTCTAAACATAACAGGTGGATCTGATCTTACATTATTTGAAGTAACAGAAGCAGCGGACCAAGTTAAGGAAGCAGCGGACCCAGATGCTAATATTATATTTGGTGCTGTAATTGATGAGTCACTTGGTGAAGATGTTAGAATAACTGTTATAGCAACTGGATTTGAAGGACAAGGTGAAGTGATTAAGGAACCTGTTAAGGAAGAAGTTGCTACAACTGAAATTCAGGAACCTAAGGCTCAACCTAGAACTATAGAGATGCCAGTATCATCAGATGACTTAGATATACCTCCATTCTTTAGAAATCAAAGAAGAAGATAA